In Burkholderiaceae bacterium DAT-1, the genomic stretch GCGTGACGCGATCCATGTGGGCCAGCGGATGGTCGGGGGCGACGCACAGCACGCACTCGATGGGCTCAAGCGATTCAGCTTCCCACAATGCCTGTGGTTCATAATCCTTCACCAGCATCAAATCTGCGCCTTCGCCTTCAAATCGATGCTGTACGCCCCACAGAAATTCGATCTTCAACTGCACGCGTGTCGGAACGTGCTTGTCAGCCAGTGCCTTCAGCGCCTTCAATGTGGTGTTAAGCGGCATGATCCCGTCGATGACCACCGTCAGGCGTGCTTCCCAGCCTTCGGAGAACTGTCGCGCCAGAGATTCAATTTGCCCGGCCTGAGCCAGTAACTTGCGACCTTCTCCCAGCAATGTTTCCCCTGCGGGCGTCAGTCGGATGCGGTAAGCGGAACGGTCGAGCAAGGCAACGCCGAGCTGTTCCTCTAGCCGGCGTAGTTGATAACTCACAGCTGACTGGGCTTTGTGTAGCCGTTCGGCGGCGCGGGCGACACTGCCTTCGCGGATTACCATGTCGAGTGCGCGCAGTGCGTCCAGTTCGAGATGCATGATGATCTAAATTTTAGATGGTGATGAGCGATATTTTGCGCTTTTTTTGCGAGGTCGCGTTAGATTAAATTGTGCACATCAACGACAGGGGCATGCAGACCAGAACGCTGCCCCGCACCCAGACACCCGAGTGAGACAATACTAAGGAGTAGAAGATGGCTGATCTGTTTGAGAACCCGGTAGGACTGATGGGCTTCGAGTTTGTCGAGTTTGCATCCCCGACCCCCAATGTACTCGAGCCGCTGTTCGAAAAGATGGGTTTCACACTGGTTGCCCACCATCGCTCCAAGGACGTCGTCCTGTATCGTCAAGGCGATATCAACTTCATCGTCAACCGCGAACCGAATAGCCACGCAGCCTACTTCGCTGCCGAGCATGGCCCGAGCGCCTGCGGTATGGCCTTCCGCGTGCGTGATGCGCACAAGGCATACAAGCTGGTGCTGGAAAATGGCGCACAACCGATCGACATCCCGACCGGCCCGATGGAACTGCGTCTGCCGGCCATCAAGGGTATCGGCGGCGCACCGATTTACCTGATCGACCGTTACGAAGATGGCAAGTCTATCTATGACATCGATTTCGAGTTTATCGAAGGCGTCGATCGTCATCCGGCAGGTTACGGCCTCAAGCTGATCGATCACCTGACACACAATGTATACCGTGGTCGCATGGCCTTCTGGGGTAGCTTCTACGAGAAGCTGTTCAACTTCCGCGAAATCCGCTACTTCGACATCAAGGGCGAATACACCGGTCTGACTTCCCGCGCCATGACTGCGCCGGATGGCAAGATCCGTATTCCGCTGAACGAAGAATCGTCGAAGGGCAACGGTCAGATCGAAGAATTCCTGATGCAGTTCAACGGCGAAGGCATCCAGCACATTGCGCTGCTGACACCTGATCTGGCCAGCACCATCGACCAGCTGCAAATGGCCGGCATCCCGCTGATGACCGCACCGAACGATTTCTACTACGACGCGCTGGAAACCCGTCTGCCGGGTCACGGCCAGCCGGTTGATGAGCTGAAGCTGCGCGGCATTCTGCTGGATGGCACCACCGAAGGTGGCAAGCCGCGTCTGTTGCTGCAAATCTTCTCGCAAACCCTGCTGGGCCCGGTCTTCTTCGAATTCATCCAACGTCAGGGCGATGATGGCTTTGGCGAAGGTAACTTCAAGGCGCTGTTCGAATCGCTGGAACGCGACCAGATCCGCCGTGGCGCGCTGGCCGTCGAAGGGGCCGATGCATGAAAATCGAACAGATCCACCACGTAGCCTACCGCTGCAAGGATGCCAAGGAAACGGTTCTCTGGTATCAGAAGATGCTGAAGATGGATTTCGTGCTGGCCATCGCCGAAGACCACGTGCCGTCAACCAAGGCACCGGATCCTTACATGCACATCTTCCTGGATGCCGGAAATAACAATGTGCTGGCATTTTTCGAGCTGCCCACCTATCCGGAACAAGGCCGAGACGAAAACACCCCGGCCTGGGTGCAGCATATCGCCTTCAAGGTGAAGGATCGTGCCACGCTGCTTGAATTCAAGGCGCATCTGGAGTCCAATGGCGTGGAAGTGCTGGGCGTGACCGATCACGGTGCCTTCCATTCCATTTACTTCTTCGATCCAAGCGGCCATCGCATTGAGCTGGCCTGCCCGGACGAGCACGAAGCCGAGACTTACAAAAAGCTGGACGCCGTGAAATGGGACATGCTGGAAGAGTGGTCGAAGACCAAGCGCGCGCCCAAGCACGCTGCCTTCCTTCACGAAAAAGAGTTTCATAAAGCATGAGCCTGTTGAACGAAACCCATGATGTCAGCCTGCGTAGCTGGGTGGCTTCCGCCCAGCGTGCAGGTCAGGACTTCACCATTCAGAATCTGCCCTTTGCGGTGTTCCGCCGCAAGGGCAGTAGCGAAGCCTATCGTGGCGGCATTGCCATCGGTGACGAGATTCTTGATCTTGCCGCCGTGGCCGCTGCTGGCGTATTCGAAGGCGATGCTGCTGCCGGTATCAGCGCTGCCGCAGAATCGACCCTCAACCGTTTCATGGGGATGGGTCAGTCTGTGTGGTCTGCTGTGCGTCTGGCGGTATCCCGTGCGCTGCGCGAAGGCTCACCGCTGGAAGGCACGCTGAAGACTGCACTGGTGGCGCAAAGCGATGCCGAGTATGCAGTCGCTGCCCGCATTGGCGATTACACCGATTTCTATACCTCGGTGCATCACGCAACCAACGTCGGCAAGCTGTTCCGCCCGGATAATCCTTTGTTGCCTAACTACAAGTGGATTCCGATCGGCTATCACGGCCGTGCGTCGTCGATCGATGTGTCCGGCCAGACCTTCCGTCGTCCGGTTGGTCAGCTGATGCCGCCGGGTGCCGAGCAGCCGATCGTGGCATCGTGCAAGCGTCTCGACTACGAGCTGGAAATGGGTGCCTTCATCGGTACCGGTAATGCGCTGGGTGATCGCATCGGCATCGATGCAGCCGAGTCGCATATTTTCGGGCTGTGCCTGCTGAACGACTGGTCGGCGCGTGATGTGCAGGCCTGGGAATACCAGCCGCTGGGCCCATTCCTCGCCAAGAACTTCGCGACTACCATTTCGCCGTGGATTGTCACGCTGGAAGCACTGGCGCCTTACCGTGCTGCTTTCGAGCGTCCGGCAAGCGATCCGCAGCCGCTGGCTTACCTCGATTCGGCGAACGTCCGCTCGCAAGGCGCGTTCGACATTCAGCTGGAAGTCTGGCTAGAAACACCGGGTATGCGTGATGCCGGTTCGGGTGCAGTCAAACTGTCCGGATCGAATTTCCGCGATGCCTACTGGACCTGGTCGCAAATGGTGACACACCACGCCTTTGGCGGCTGCAATCTGCAACCGGGCGATTTGCTCGGCAGCGGTACGCAATCCGGCCCGAACAAGGGTGAAGAGGGTTCATTGCTGGAGCTGACCGTGGGCGGCAAGCAGCCGATCGCGCTGGCTAATGGCGAAGAGCGCACCTTCCTCTTGGATGGCGACACCATTATTTTCAAGGGCTACTGCGAAAAGGCCGGCGCTGCGCGCGTGGGCTTTGGCGAAGTTGCTGGAACAGTATTGCCCGCACAGTCTGTTTGATCCTTTGCCTATGTGCTGTTGGCAAAGAGCTTTGCCGCACCGTGAAAACGGTGCGGTTTTTTTTATGCAACTGGGCCGGAAATGGATTGTTTGAGTAGCCACTGACCATTTTCAAATCTGAAAATGTAATAGAAAGTACCTGCTGCAAGTCGAGCAATGTAGATTTCCCCACAGGTGATGACTTCATCATTCTTACTTTCTAGCGTGCTAAATGAGATGACGGCTCCTCTACCTGCAACAGCATGGGTTTTTTTCTTGAATGGGGCATCACTAAAGGAGGATATGAACCTGAAGTGAATATTTGCTGCTTTTAGCAATGTACTTAGCTGCGCTTCGATATCGGGGCTAATTTTGTCGATTGGGTTCCGACTGAATAGAAATGATGGGGGGGGAGGTGGAGTCTCTGACGGAGTTGGGATAGGCTGATCAGGTAACCAATTAGCCATTTTTTGAGATTCTTTTATGTATGCGCGGTCATCGTCTGAAATATCCGATAAATTTCGGTTTATGTAGAGCGTCTTTGGATGGAGCCTCCCGTCGTATGTATCGTCTGGACCAATTAATCGTTGAATGATCTGGAAGTAGATTGAGATGCGATCCTTGTCAGAGAACTCATTGGTTGTTTCTCCCCAAGTAGCAATGGATGCAAGTAATACGAATGGAATGAAAAAATATTGCTTTAAATTCATTTACGTATCTCAAGCTGTTAGTTGATAGAAAATAATAACCGAGTCAAGTTCAGTTTGAAAAAGCATTTCATGCTATTAAGCTTAATCATTGCGTTAACAAAGAAAAACCAGCCCCATCAGGACTGGTCTTAAGCTGGGCTGCCTAGCGCAGAACTAACGGTCGGCTCGTGTAACCTGCGCATCAAAGTCAGCCGGATCAACCTCATGCTTGCCAAGGTAAGACACCAGCGCATCCACATCCAGCCCGCTCGTTTGAACATTGCGGCCCTGACGCAGTACGGTGAAGCCATCGCCGCCTTGTGCCATAAAGTTGTTCACCACAATGCGGTAAGTGGCTTTAGGATCAAATGCCTTGCCCGCAATGCGGATGCTGGCGCGATCAACGTGCTGACCCTTCTCCGCCTTGCGGTTGTAGGTGTAGGTCAGACCGCGTGATACCTGTAGCATGCCGGCACGACCCTCGAATTGCTGTTCTAGCAGCGCCACCAGTTCCTCACCGCTCAGATCCATCACCATGATGTTATTGCGGAAGGGCTGAACCGAATAGGCCTGTCCATACGTCACGTTGCCATTCTCCGCAGGCGTCATGTCGGTGCGTACGGAACCGTGGTTTACCAAGCCGATCACCGGATTGCCAAACGTATCGTTGCGCACGGAATCGAGATAGGCCTCTGCCACCACATTGCCCATCGGGGTGCTGCCATGTTCGTCGTTCTGGTTGTTCAGTCGGCCCTTCAACTTGCCGATCACTTTTTCTTCCAGTGGCTTGACAATGGCTTCATAGCGTTCGATTAGCGCGGTTTCAGCCGGATCGGCAGCAATGTCCGTGGTGACAATATGGTTCTTCGCTTCGGCGGATAAGGTCTTGCCGGTGTCGCTATCCAGCTGCATGTCGATGGCGGTCACCATCCGGCTATAGGAATACGCACTGGTGACCAGCTTGCCGGACAGCTTGCAGTTGTAATACTCGTGGGTGTGGCCGGATACGATCACCGAGACGGCCGGATCGAGTTGCTCGGCAATCTTCACGATGGGGCCGGTAAACTGGCCGCAGCCATTAATCCCGGCGTCCTTGCCCTGACGACCACCTTCGTGCACCAGCACGACAATGGTGCCTACGCCCTGCTTTTTCAGCTCCGGCACCAGCGCATTGACGGTGTTCACCTCATCCTTGAATTCCACGTACTGGCTGCTCAGTGGCGTGATGATTTCCGCGGTGCCTTTCAGCGTCATGCCGATAAAGGCGACGGGGGTTTTGTCGAAGGTCTTGATGGCATAGCCGGGGAAAAACGTCTGCCCGGTTTTACGTTCGATGACGTTTGCGGCCAGATATTTGAAGCTGGCACCGTTAAACGGGCGGGTGCTGCAGTCATCGCCCGGATGGCATCCGCCATTTTGCATGCGGCGTAGTTCATCTGTACCTGCATCGAACTCATGATTGCCGACGCTGGCGTATTCCAGCCCCATGATGCTCAGTGCCTCGATAGATGCTTCATCGTGGAACATGGAGGAGAGCAGGGGGCTGGCACCGATCAGGTCGCCAGCGGCTACCACGGCAGTATGTGCATGGCCTGCCTTTAGATGTTTGATCCATGCGGACAAGTATTCCGCGCCGCCTGCCTTGATTCGCTGAGGCTTGCCTTCTGTATCGGGCAGGGTCAAGCCCATCATGGGCGGCCGCAGATTGCCGTGAAAATCGTTGAAAGACACCAAACGAATATCAACAGTACCGGCAAACAGCGGAGCAATCAGACTGGCCAGCAGGGCGGAGCGGAAGAGAGCGTGCATGAGGAGTCAAAACTTGGACGAAAGTGCGTATTGTCGCACGAGTACATGACATTTCCACTAGTTGATCGTGCCGGGGGAGTGTCCGTTGATCCGGGAATCATGCACTATGTGCAGACCTGTGATGCTGAATGGGATGAAGGTGTGGGTGATTGTGTGAAATGGATGGGGCGAGCAAGTGTGTGCATGGTGTTGCTACTCGGTGGATGTGCCAGTCATTCTCCGTCGGTTTCACCTGCCAGAGATATGGCACCCACCCCGCCACCGCGAAAGGATATCCCCAAAGAGGTAAGTGCTCGCCGGCAGGAAGTGGTGCTGTTTGCCATGAGCCTCATCGATACGGATTATCGCTTCGGGGGCAAGAACCCCGAGGCAGGACTGGATTGCAGTGGCATGGTGGCCTATGTCTTTCGTGAAGCGATTGGCGTAGAGGTGAAGGGAAGCGCTGCCGACATCGCCAATCGCGGACGGCCTGTGATTCGCAAAAATCTGCGGGAGGGCGATCTGCTGTTTTTTAATACATCAGGTAAGCCCTATTCGCATGTTGGCATTTATATCGGGCAGGGGCGGTTTATCCATGCGCCTGCATCCAAAGGCAAAGTGCGAATCGACGAACTGGGAAGCGAGTACTTCGCCAAGCGTTATCAGGAAGCCCGAACGCTTTTTCCTGCCTGACACGCTAATGTGTCGTTGATTTGAGTGTGGGTACTTGGCTGGGGCGGGCAAAATAATCGCGGAAAATACGCTTCAATTCACCACGCCTGTCGAGCCGGTCAATTGCCTGATTCAGGATCTCGATGTCCTGCTGGGTAGTGGTTTGCTTACTGAGCATCAATCTGACCTGATCCTCGTTCACGACCACGGGCAACTCCACCGGCAAGGGGACACTCTCTCTGCGCGCCGCTTCGCGAACCAGTACCGTATCTGCTAGCAGAATATCCCCGCGCCGCTGTTCCAGCATAGCCAGCGCCTGGTCGATGTTGACGTATTCGGTCAGACGATTCTGTTGCTTGAGCATCGGACGGATCTGATCGAATTCAGCACCATACCAGCCATGCGCGGGCACGATCACGGTCACCTTCTCATCTATCAGATCGCTGATGGATTTGAGGCGGCGAATACTCGGCTCACCCTTGCGGGCAAACAGCACAATGGACTCCCGTCGATAGGGCTTGGTGAAGCGAGCAAATCGCAACCGTTCCGGAGTTTCAGATGCGTCCGGCACAATATCCAGCTGACCACTTTCGATATACAGCACCTGCCGCCGGGGGGGAATATCATTGTGGAAGTGCAGTGAGCATCCGGCCTCGCTAATGATGCGTCGCATCAGCAGGGTATCCAGATCGGGCTCCTTGCGCACATCGGCTTGTTGGCGCGCAACAGATCGCACCATGAATGCAGCCTGCAAGGTTTTCGAGCAGAGGGCATACACTGGTGAACCACTAACAAGCATGAGCAGGGCGATGCTGGCGATCACCTTCATGGCACGATGTTGTCTGACCTCTCGGCGTAAGCGGATACAGCGGCGAAGTTCCCGCTCACGTAGTGTAGGCCGAGTTAGGTGACTTGTGGGTGTCTGTGACGTGCAAGGTGTGCTCCGCTGCGACGGATGCAACGGAGCAGTGTAGGAAAGCGCTTAAGCGACGTAATTGAAACGCGCGCGTTTGACGTTGCAGAAAATTTCATAATCCAGCGTGCCCGCCGACTCTGCGACTTCATGGGCGGGTAAACCTTCACCCCACAGTCGAACATGACTACCTACGCCTGCATCAGGCAGGTTCGTCAGATCGACCGTCAGCATATCCATCGACACACGGCCAATCACACGGGTCAGCACACCATTCACCAGAACCGGTGTACCGGTTGGCGCCACGCGCGGATAGCCATCGGCATAACCACAGGCCACGACGCCTACGCGTGTAGGTTGCTCGGAGATAAAGCGTGCGCCGTACCCAACCGGCTCACCGGCGTCCAGTTCACGCACTGCAATGATGGCGCTATCCAGTTGCATGACCGGGCGGGTAGTGGCCAGCCCAGGTTTGTCGGTTGCGCGACCACCGTAGAGCATGATGCCGGGACGGCACCAGTCGCCGCGCGCATCGCGCCATGCCTGAATACCACCGGAGTTAGCGAGACTGATTTCGCCATCATACTGTGCTGCAATCGCCGAGAAGGTGGCGATCTGCTTGGCTGTTGCGTCACAGTCCGTTTCGTCTGCCCGGGCAAAATGGGTCATCAGATTCAGATTGGCGATCTTGCCTGTGGCCTTCAGTCGTGCCATGACTTCAGCAATGCATTCCGGTGCAAAACCCAGGCGGTGCATGCCGGAATCAACTTTGACCCAGAGGGTAAGCGGTGCGGCGACAGCGGTTTTTTCCAGTTGCTCCAGTTGCTCGAAACAGTGGATGCTGCTCCATAACTGGTGTTCGGCGATCTGGGCGAGTTCACTGGCTTCAAACCAGCCTTCCAGCAACATGACAGGGTTGCTGATGCCCGCATCGCGCAATTCCAGTGCCTCTTCAATTGCCGCCACGCCAAATCCATCGGCAATATCGTGCAGTGCCTGTGCACAGCGAACGGCACCATGCCCGTAGGCGTTCGCCTTGATGGCGGCGAGCGCTCGACTGCCAGTCAGCCGTTTGGCTTCCAGATAGTTATGGCGCAGATGATCAAGGCGGATGGTGGCAACGAGTGGGCGGCTCATGGGCAAAACTCAAAATAACGACGCGTAGCAATAGCCGAATCAGTTTAGCAGGCACGGCCATTGCGCGGTAAAAATCGGAAAGGGCGGGCCCGGTTGGCGGGCCGCCCAAATCGCAGGAGAAGCGCGGGATCAGGCCGGCTTCAGCGTTGGCACGATCGGGGTGACGTTCGTACCATAACGGCAAAGGCTCAGGCCCTTCGTATCGACGGCTGCAGGCACGCCGGCCAGCATATCGGCCAGTACAGCAGCCGAGCCACATGCCATGGTCCAGCCCAGCGTGCCATGGCCCAGATTCAGCGAGAGATTGCCAAACGGAGTGGCGGAGACCAGCGGTGTGCCATCCGGCATCATCGGGCGCAGGCCGGTCCAGAAGGTGCCCTGACGTGCATCGCCACCGGTACCGAACAGATCGGTTGCGACCATTTCCAGTGTGGCGCGGCGCTTCGGATTCAGCGACAGATCGAAGCCTGCCAGCTCGGCCATGCCACCCAGACGGATGCGGTTGTCAAATCGGGTGATGGCAATCTTGTAAGTTTCATCCATCACAGTCGATACCGGTGCGCCCGCCGCATTGGTAATCGGCACGGTCAGCGAGTATCCCTTGACCGGGTACACTGGAACATCCATGCCCAGATTCAACAGCAGTTCGCGGCTGTAGCTACCCAGCGCCACGACATAATGATCGCCCGTGATCGGTGCGCCATCGGTGACGACACCGCGGATGCGACCCTGTTGCACCAGCAGGCTCTTGATGTTTACGCCAAACTTGAATTCGACGCCGATGCGCTTGCATTCTTCAGCCAGGCGGCTGGTAAACAGCTGGCAATCGCCTGTTTCATCATTGGGCAGGCGCAGGCCGCCGGTCAGCTTCTCGGAAACGCGAGCCAATGCCGGTTCGACCTTGGCACAGCCAGCCGGATCAAGCAGTTCGTAAGGGACGCCACAGGTTTCCAGCACCGCGATATCCTTGCGGGCCGCAGCCAGTTGTTTCTCGGTGCGGAACACTTGCAGGGTGCCGAGTGTGCGATGTTCGTAGTTCAGGCCGATTTCATCACGCAGTTCGCGCAGGCAGTCGCGGCTGTATTCAGCCAGACGCATCATGCGTTCCTTGTTCACTGCGTAAGCGGTTTCATTGCAGTTTGCCAGCATCTGGCGCATCCAGCTCAGCTGGAACATCGAACCATCCGGACGAATCGCCAGTGGGGCATGCTTTTCAAACAGCCACTTCATGGCCTTCAGCGGAATACCGGGCGCCGCCCACGGTGCGGAGTAGCCGGGGGAAATCTGGCCTGCATTGGCAAAGCTGGTTTCCAGCGCCGCGCCGTCCTGACGATCAATCACGGTGACCTTTGCACCAGCCTTGGCCAGATACCACGCTGTGGTTACACCGATGACACCACTTCCCAGAACGACGACGTGCATTGCGAACTCCACTGAAGCAAATCAAACGAGCGCGCATTGTATGAAGGAATCTGTAGGTTTTGTGACTGAAATTGACCTGTATCTCAGTAGAAAAATGATGATAAATTTATAGAATAAGTGAAAAGTTCATGAAAAGTGAGTGAGAGCCAGTGAAAGCGCTAGATAGAGTGGATCGCAAGATACTGACTATTCTGCAAGCCGATGGTCGGATCACCATGACCGATCTGGCTGAAAAAGTCGGTTTATCGACTACGCCGTGTACGGAACGGGTAAAACGGCTGGAACGTGACGGCGTGATTGAGGGCTATGCCGCGCGGGTCAATCCGCGAGCGGTGGGATGCGCGCAGTTGGTGTTTGTAGAACTGCGGCTGTCTGCCAAATCCGGCGAGATGTTCGACGCCTTCAAGCGCGAAGTATTGAAACTACCCAATGTGGTGGAGTGCCATCTGGTGTCCGGAGACTTTGACTATCTGGTGAAGGCCCGCATTTCCGATATGTCGCAGTATCGTAAACTGCTGGGCGACATTCTGCTGAATCTGCCGGGGGCAGTGGAATCGCGCAGCTATGTGGTGATGGAAGAGGTCAAGGAAACACTGTCCTTGCCAATCTGAACGGATAGCGGGAATGGTAGGGGCGACCTGCGGTCGCCCACCCCTTATCCAGATATACCGTCAGATCATCATCAGGCGTGCGGCAACCTGCTGGCAAACCAGAAACAACCGGGTTCTGCCTGACGCATTTCAAAGCCCAGTTTGCGATAAAAAGACAGGGCATTGCCATTGCGGGGGTCTACGCCCCAGTGCACGCCTTCTGCGCCCAGCGCATGCAGGTGATCCAGTAAGGTTTCGACCAGTTTTCGACCTGCGCCTTTGCCGCGTGCGCGCGGCAGTAGATTGATATGCAGATGAGCAGGGAATTCATCCAGCACTTCCGGCGCATGCCAGTCCTGATACAGGCGATTCAACCAGGCATGGTCGGCAGGTTCACCCGCCATGGCCTGAGGAAAGCGAGAACGTTGCTCGGGTAACCAGTGTGTATTCATCCAGTCGTAAAACTGCGGACTGGCGGGTGACCCAACGGCGTAGCCCACGATCCCCTCTGAATCGTGTGCGACCAACGCGGCAGCGCCGGGACAGTGCAGATAAGGGAGTGCGTAGAGCAAGCCGGGTAATTCGCTTGCGGTTGTCAGAATGTCCAGCGGTTGACCTGCGTCAGCGGTGGACAGGCAAATGGCCGAGAGGCTTGGCGCATCGTCGGGCGTGGCGGGGCGTATATGTATGTCGTCGCTCATGAGAAAAGATCCGGGAAGTGTTGCACCGCCTTGCGTACCTTGCTGGCTACGACATATTGGCAGTACGGCTGTTCCGGATGTTGTGCAAAATAGTGCTGATGGTACCGCTCCGCAGGCCAGAATGTCACGGCGGGCGTGATTTCAGTGACAATTGGGTCGGCAAAATCACGACGCTCGATCAGTTCTGATAAGTAATGCTGAATGATGTTGTGTTGCGCATCGTGATGCCAGAAAATGGCGCTACGGTATTGTGTCCCGACATCATTGCCCTGGCGGTTCAGCGTGGTTGGGTCGTGAATCGTAAAAAATATATCCAGCAGTGTGCGTAGATCGACCAAGGTCGGGTTGAATTTGAGCTGAACGACCTCGGCATGCCCCGTTGTGCCTGCACACACCGCCTCATAGTCAGGGCCATCTACCGTCCCGCCCATATAGCCGGATACGCAACTTTCTACGCCGCGAAGATGACTAAAAACCGCCTCCAGGCACCAGAAGCATCCTCCGCCGAGGGTAATGACATCATGGCTTGGCGAATTGAGGTGAGGCATTATGCGGCTCCATTTCGGTTGGACTCAGGCCGTTTTCCCATACACCTGCCAGCCATGTGTCGATAATTTTATTGGCTCGCCCGGCTTGTGGAGAATTCACCATGATCGCCACGACCAGTTTATCACCCTGACGTGTCAGCATGGTTCCTGTCAGCGCGCGAACATCATCCAGCGTACCGGTTTTGAAATGCGCAAATCCGGCCAGCGTCCCCTGTCGGTGCTGCATGGTGCCATCCATTCCATTGAGGGGCAGGCTAGAGATGAATTCTGCGGCATATTTGCCATTCAGCATATACTGGACGATGTCGACCAGTGTCTGCGCAGATAATCGCTCGGTGCGGGATAATCCTGCTCCGTTTTCGGTCACGACGGCCTCCGCACTGAACTGATTGATGTCTAGCCAGTGGCGGATAACTGCGGCTGATGCGGTCTGGCTGTCTAGCGCGTGATCACCCAGCTCACTCCCCAGCGTCAGGTAAATCATGCGCGCCATCGCATTGTTGGAGAACTTGTTCGTCTGGCGGATGAGTGTTGCGAGATCGTCAGAAGGCCAGGCGAGCAGGAGTCTGGCCGATACGGGTGTGATGCCTTGCCGATAGCTGCCACTGATCGAACCACCCATTGTTCCCCATAAGCTGGAGATCAATTTTCCCGCAAATGTGACGGGGTCGAAGACGCTCAGAAATCGATTAGCGGTGCATTGCCGGGGAAACTGACCTTTCAGGACAACATTCAGTCCGCCTCCCTCCATTTGCATGTCAGGTGTCTGCCAGCCGGCACGCCAGCGCTCGCAGTGATCGGTAGTTAATTTCATCTGGCTGCTGAACCTTAGTCCGGGGAGGGCAGGATCAGCTTCGGCAGTGAGTCGGTCGTCGTCCGATTGCAGATTGAGGTGAATCACCTTGAAGTTCATCAACAGTGCGTCTGGCACGACGTTGTATGCACTTTCGGGGCTATTGTCGAAGGCCGCAGGGTCGTCACTGCGCATGCCGCGAAAATAGCTGTTGTCCAGAATCAGGTCGCCTTCTATCTGACGAATGCCTTTTGCCCGGATGGCGCGCAGCATGAGCCACACCTGTTCAAGCGTCAGGTGCGGATCACCTTGACCCCTGATAATCAGATTTCCTTTCAGCGAGCCCTGTTCGATTGCGCCATCGGTCAGAATGGTGGTCTGCCAATGCCAGGCCGGGCCGAGTAGATCCAGTGCCGCGGCTGTCGTCATCACCTTCATCGTTGACGCCGGATTCATGGCAGCACCGGGACGATGGCTAATG encodes the following:
- the alr gene encoding alanine racemase; protein product: MSRPLVATIRLDHLRHNYLEAKRLTGSRALAAIKANAYGHGAVRCAQALHDIADGFGVAAIEEALELRDAGISNPVMLLEGWFEASELAQIAEHQLWSSIHCFEQLEQLEKTAVAAPLTLWVKVDSGMHRLGFAPECIAEVMARLKATGKIANLNLMTHFARADETDCDATAKQIATFSAIAAQYDGEISLANSGGIQAWRDARGDWCRPGIMLYGGRATDKPGLATTRPVMQLDSAIIAVRELDAGEPVGYGARFISEQPTRVGVVACGYADGYPRVAPTGTPVLVNGVLTRVIGRVSMDMLTVDLTNLPDAGVGSHVRLWGEGLPAHEVAESAGTLDYEIFCNVKRARFNYVA
- the msrA gene encoding peptide-methionine (S)-S-oxide reductase MsrA, translated to MPHLNSPSHDVITLGGGCFWCLEAVFSHLRGVESCVSGYMGGTVDGPDYEAVCAGTTGHAEVVQLKFNPTLVDLRTLLDIFFTIHDPTTLNRQGNDVGTQYRSAIFWHHDAQHNIIQHYLSELIERRDFADPIVTEITPAVTFWPAERYHQHYFAQHPEQPYCQYVVASKVRKAVQHFPDLFS
- a CDS encoding GNAT family N-acetyltransferase, which codes for MSDDIHIRPATPDDAPSLSAICLSTADAGQPLDILTTASELPGLLYALPYLHCPGAAALVAHDSEGIVGYAVGSPASPQFYDWMNTHWLPEQRSRFPQAMAGEPADHAWLNRLYQDWHAPEVLDEFPAHLHINLLPRARGKGAGRKLVETLLDHLHALGAEGVHWGVDPRNGNALSFYRKLGFEMRQAEPGCFWFASRLPHA
- a CDS encoding D-amino acid dehydrogenase, producing MHVVVLGSGVIGVTTAWYLAKAGAKVTVIDRQDGAALETSFANAGQISPGYSAPWAAPGIPLKAMKWLFEKHAPLAIRPDGSMFQLSWMRQMLANCNETAYAVNKERMMRLAEYSRDCLRELRDEIGLNYEHRTLGTLQVFRTEKQLAAARKDIAVLETCGVPYELLDPAGCAKVEPALARVSEKLTGGLRLPNDETGDCQLFTSRLAEECKRIGVEFKFGVNIKSLLVQQGRIRGVVTDGAPITGDHYVVALGSYSRELLLNLGMDVPVYPVKGYSLTVPITNAAGAPVSTVMDETYKIAITRFDNRIRLGGMAELAGFDLSLNPKRRATLEMVATDLFGTGGDARQGTFWTGLRPMMPDGTPLVSATPFGNLSLNLGHGTLGWTMACGSAAVLADMLAGVPAAVDTKGLSLCRYGTNVTPIVPTLKPA
- the dacB gene encoding D-alanyl-D-alanine carboxypeptidase/D-alanyl-D-alanine-endopeptidase; its protein translation is MLRLLPMMFFLLSAHCMAALPTSLATPLRAAGIRDAEVSVLIARQGDATPLISHRPGAAMNPASTMKVMTTAAALDLLGPAWHWQTTILTDGAIEQGSLKGNLIIRGQGDPHLTLEQVWLMLRAIRAKGIRQIEGDLILDNSYFRGMRSDDPAAFDNSPESAYNVVPDALLMNFKVIHLNLQSDDDRLTAEADPALPGLRFSSQMKLTTDHCERWRAGWQTPDMQMEGGGLNVVLKGQFPRQCTANRFLSVFDPVTFAGKLISSLWGTMGGSISGSYRQGITPVSARLLLAWPSDDLATLIRQTNKFSNNAMARMIYLTLGSELGDHALDSQTASAAVIRHWLDINQFSAEAVVTENGAGLSRTERLSAQTLVDIVQYMLNGKYAAEFISSLPLNGMDGTMQHRQGTLAGFAHFKTGTLDDVRALTGTMLTRQGDKLVVAIMVNSPQAGRANKIIDTWLAGVWENGLSPTEMEPHNASPQFAKP